The Lipingzhangella halophila genome segment CCTCCACTTCCGCCGTGTCGCGCCCAAGCGATCCGTCCCGCTTCGGGGAGTCGAGTGCCCACAGCCGCCGCAGCGGGGTGTCCAGCCGCCGCAGCACGACGCCCGGGTCGTAGGGGGGTGAGTCTCGGACCGGTGTGGCGCTTGCCGCGACCCCGCCGGACAGGCGCGTGAACAGTTCCGCCAATTCAACCGGGAGATTCGAAGGTGAGGGGATTCGAGTCACCGGCACACCGCTTCCTGACCGAGGTTCGGAACGCGCGGAAATCCCAGAAGCGGGTCCCCGAGGCCGGGAAGTCCGGGCGAGGACACACCGACGTCCATGTCCCCACCGAGCCCTTCGTTATCGACCAACGATCCACAGGCGTCCCCGCGGAATCCGCACACCCTGTCGTGGAGACGAAGTGCCCCACTCGGGTTCCGTTTCGCCATGGGGTCAGGAGATCAGGGCGAGCAGCCCTTCGCCGAAGGGGGTCAGGCGCCACTGTTTGCCATGGAGCTCGTAGGCGTAACCTTCCAGTAGGCGCTCCGCTGCTGGGGCCTCAGCGAGGATGAACCCGCCCCTGTCGTCGGGAACGGCGTGTTTGAGTTCGTGGCGCAGCACCCTCTCCGGCAGGTCGCGCAACGGCAACGGGATGAGCCGGTCCGGGGCGGCCTCGTGCTGGAGCCCTGCCCGCACCGAGGCGACCTCCCCACGTTCCCGCAGCCCGAGCATCCCCTCGGCCAATCCCACCAGGTAGGGCAAGGTGGCCTTGTACCCGCCGGAGAGGTGGAAGGCGTAGTGTTCGCCCGGCCCCGCGAGGGTTTCGATGAGGAAGCGTCCCATCCGGCCCAGGTGCCGCATCGCCTCGGCGAAACCCTGCGGTCCCGCGGTGTCCAGGCCGGGGATTGGGGCGATGACGACCGTGCCGCGGCCGGGCTCCTTGGTGCTGTCGGTGTCGGGTCGGTCCAGGTAGCGCACCCGGTCCAGCTCCCCGCCGGTGAGCGCGAGCGCGTTCCACAACCCGGCGTGCATCCCTGGCACAGTGTCGCTGGTGACCAGCACGACAAGGTCATCGGGATGTGCGCGCGCCACGGCGGGTAGCTCCACGGCATCCGGATCGCTGGCGCGGGCGGCGGTGGTGAGCTCGGCACTCGCCCGACTGGACCAACGGTCCGGACATACCGTCACCACTGCCTCCCGCAATGCCGCGGCCTCCGGCGTACCGCTGGTCAGACCACCAGCCAGCAGCCGGCGAGCACCGGCCACATCGGATTCCGGGAGGAAGGCCGCACTGGACTCTGGAAGGAGCGCCAGCAGGTCCTCGTTGTCGGTCGCGCCGAACAGCGCCGCCTCATCCCGGCGCGCGCTGCTGGCCAACGTCAAACCCACGGTGATCAGGTGTACGGTCATGGCCGCCCTTTCGCGGTGGTGGTGAATCCCGTCGTCTCGTCCTCTCGGACACACGCGCCCACAAGCAACCACGACAAACCGGACCGGGATGAGGCATCGCGTGGCGCCAAGGACCATCCCCGCGTGCGCGGGGAGCACGGGGCCTGTTCGGGGGTGTTTGGGAGTGGGGCGGGACTATCCCCGCGTGCGCGGGGAGCACTCGATGTTCCACCGGCCGGCCTGCTTGGTGGCGGGACCATCCCCGCGTGCGCGGGGAGCACAACATCGACCAGACCATCAAGCCGCTGGACAAGGGACCATCCCCGCGTGCGCGGGGAGCACATCCTGCCGCTGTCGGAAACCGCCCGGGTCGTGGGACCATCCCCGCGTGCGCGGGGAGCACCCGGACCCGAGCCCCGCACCGGTGGACGCCTGGGGACCATCCCCGCGTGCGCGGGGAGCACGCGATCGCGTCCCTGACGGGCTCGACCAACCAGGGACCATCCCCGCGTGCGCGGGGAGCACAGGCCGGGAGGTGACGCTCCCGGCCTTTTCTTGGGACCATCCCCGCGTGCGCGGGGAGCACCCCCGTCGTCTCGGGTGACCGTGTCGGTTCCGGGGACCATCCCCGCGTGCGCGGGGAGCACAGGCCGGGAGGTGACGCTCCCGGCCTTTTCTTGGGACCATCCCCGCGTGCGCGGGGAGCACTCTGCGGGGATTGGGGGAGATTCCGCTGTCCTGGGACCATCCCCGCGTGCGCGGGGAGCACGGTTACGTCCTTTTACGGTTTGTCTTAATTCTCGGGACCATCCCCGCGTGCGCGGGGAGCACACTGAATGACCTGCGCTTCTATGAGTGTACGAGGGCTATTTCATTCACTTCCCGAGAAACCGACAAAACGCTCATAGCTTCTGCGGACTGTGCTTGGTTTCTTACCGGTTTCCGAAACGGCGGCGTTTGGATGCCTTGCTCCATCCCTTGGGCTTGGTTGATGCGGAAGCGGCCCGCTGCTCATTCGGGCGGTGCATGAGGGTCAGGCCCTCGTGATCCACCGGGCGCCATTTGTGGTCGTGGGTCTCGAACGTGAACCCCTGCTCGTTGTTCGTGCTGTAGGCGAGCAGGGCGCGGCCGTTTCCCGCGTACTCCTTGACCTCCGCCCAGAGCGCCTGCCGGACACGGCTCGAAGGGCCTCCGATGAACACGCCCGGGGAGATCTCCAGCAGCCATCGGGTGAGGAAACCGCGCAGCCCCACAGGGCAGTGGGTGAGGACGATGACCGTCACCAGATCACCCCCTCGGCGTAGTTGCGGCCGGACTCCACGTCAGGTCCTCTGTCTGTCTGCAGACCGACGCGGTCGGGGGCGTCGTTCGTGACGTCGGTGTCGTCTCCTTCGGTCAGCAACAGGGCCTTGATGTCGCGAACGCAACGGTCGAGCAGACCGACCTCGTTTACCCTGTCGCGGACGGCCCGGCGGGTGCGCGCCCCGACTTCCTCAGGGCTCTCCGCCGCCGCGTCGAAAGCGGCGGGAATGCCGACTTCGGTCTTGTAGAGGTCGGCGACGTCCAGGACGAACGAGAGCTCGTGGCCCGAGTGGACAAACCCCAAGCCGGGCGCGCACCCCATGGCGGCGACCACCGCCTGGGCGATGCCGTAGACGCATTGGGCGGCGGCGGTGATGGCCTGGTTGGGCGGGTCACCAGAGTCGAAGTCCCCCGGGGAGAAGAGCCGGCCCTGCCAGGGGATTCCCACCCTGGCCGCCTCTTTCCGGTAGAACTCCTTGACGCGTGTTCCTTCTCTTCCGAGGAGCTGCTGCCGGGTGAGGCCCGCCGGGTCCTCATCAGGGAACCGCATCCGGTACATGGCCCGGGCCACGTCCAGGCGCGTGCCGCGGTTCGCCCAGGCTCTTGCCTGCGCCTCGACGAGCGCGGCCGAGCGTGTCAGCGACCTGCCGCCCGCGTAGAAGCGCACCCCGTGCTCCCCCACCCACACCACACCGGCCCCGCTCTCGCCGAGCACGCTCATGGCCTGGTGGGTGACTCGTGTCCCCGGCCCCAGGAGCAGGGTTCCGATGGTGGCGGACGGTATGTGCGTGGTCCCCTCGGCGTCTTCGGCGGTGATGGCGTTCGCGTCGCGGTGCACGGTGCACCGTTCCAGGTAGACGAAGGACAGCCGCTCGCCCACCCGGGTGAGTTCGCGCGGCGCGGATGCGGGGCGCCTGCCGACGGTCGCCATCGCTCTCACTCCACCGGGGCGAGCGTCATCAGCCCGCACCCGTAGGCTTTGGCCCGCCCCAGCCCCGCGGTCAGGGTGCGGCGCAGCGCTTCGGGGTCGGTGACTTCCAGGCGGCCGTCGAAGGTCGCGGTGTTCACCCGCACTCGCGTGGCTTTTCCGCTCCCGTTCCGTTTCCCCTTGGAGAACTCCAGGCGGCGCTGGTCGTGCACCATGAGCTCGTACTGCGCGTACCGGTCGGGTGTTTCCTGCCCTTCGGGGGCCTCTTCCCCATCCGGCTTTCGCGCCACCCGGAAGCCCGCCGCCTCCTGGCGCTGCAGTAGCCAGTCCGCCTGGTGCCGCCAGGTGACGTGCGCGGTCACCTTGGTCTCCTGGCCGTCCTTGGTTCGGACGCTGTGCACCGGGTTCGCGGTGAGGCGAAACCGCCACACGTCGCCCGCGGCCAGCTTCTCCAGGAACGGGGCGTACTCCCCCGTCTGCCAGCCGGTGCCGGCGGCGGGCCAGCCGGCCTGCTCCACCAGGTGGGTGTAGTCGGGGCGTCCGGAAGAGACGACGTAGAGGAACACCTCCGCCGCGGAGACACGGTCCACCCGCCACAGCACTCGGGGGGCGTCGGAGTCACTGGGCAACAGGTCGGGGAAGCCCGCCAGGACCGCGGCGTGCATGGCCTGCGGGGACGACAGCAGCTTGCGCGTTCCGGAACGCGCGGTGTTCAACCGGAAGCGGGTGAGATACATCAGTCGCCTCCCAGGGGGGATATCGGGTCGTGGTCCGGCAGCTGCCTCGCCATGGGATTGTTCACCTGGACCCGCCCGGTGCGGACGCCGCGCAGCGCGTAACGGCGGTGCAGCGGGTCGAAGCTCAATGGCGCGTCCCGCAGGCTGTCCGGGCTCGTGTCCCCGGACGTGGCGTCCACGAAGGTCTCCAGCGTCACCACCGGCTCCTGCCTGCGCCGCCGTTGGTGCCATCCGGCGGCCTGCCACGGCACACGTTCGAGAACCTCCTCAAGGTCGGACTCCCCGTACTCCCCGAGGTCCACCGGGCGCGCGGGAGGGCACGAGCGCCGGCCGAGGTAGGGAAGGTACACCGGCTTCCGGACGGCCCGGTGCAGCTCACCGATCAGGGGGTCGTCCCCCGCCACCGCCGCGACGAACACGGCGTCGGCGAGGTAGAACCGCTCCGAGACCGGCATTGACACCTCGGTGACCTGGTGGTGCGCGGTCTGGTAGTCCCGCAGCCGAGTGCCGCGCTGGTCCACACGCACGCCGAACCGCAATGCGGCGAGGTCGGAGAGGTCGTCGGCGCGGTCGCGGCCCTGCGCGGCCGCGAGCAGCCCGATGACCCCGCTCTTGGTGGGGGCGTTCTCGGTGGTGCGCCGCGCGAAGCGGGCCGCGGACCCCCACGACTGCAGCGGGCCCGCCAGCAGCAGCGCGAGCACACTCACCTGTCCCCCGCCTGGCGCTGGGCGGCTGCGGCGCCAACACTGTCCGCCAGTTCCCTCGCCGGGACCGCAGTGCCGAGCCCGGCGAGCGCCTCGGTGGCGGGTCCCACGCGCAGCACCCAGGTCCGGGTGTCCTCGTCCGCGCCGTAGGCCTCTTCGATCCCGGGGATGTAGGCGGCGAGCCGTTCACTCGCTCCGCGCAGGTATCCACCTCCGTTCTCCACCACCGGCTCCTCGAACGCGCTGACGAAGTTGATGGGGCGCGACCCGCGCAGCTTCACGATGACCGCTTCGGGGAGGGTGTGGTTGCCGAAGGTGTTCACCTTGCCGGTGGGCATGGACTCCACGAACCCGCGTACGAAGGCTTCCACGGCACGGCGAACCGGGGTGGTGGTGTCTGCGTCCTCGCGCATCCCCTCGCCGAGGTTGCGGCGGAGCTGGTCGACGTCGAGCGCGGCGTAGCGGTACAGCGTCGCGGAGTTGAACTCGACCGTGCCGATCATGCCGGCGCCGGGTTCCTCCTCCTTTCGCCGGTCGTCGACGGCGGTGTAGTAGTCGGCTTCGTTCTCCACGGCGTGCACGCTTATGGCGTGGGCGACCTGGGCCGCGGCGTCAACGTTGACGTCGGCGCCGTCGGCCACCATCCGCCCGAACAGCGCGATGTCCACGGAGTGGTGGGTGTCGGCGGCGCGCCTGGCCTCGTCCTTGTTCGCTTTGTCCTTGAAGAACGCCGTGATGTCGCCGCGGCCCCGGAGCGCGATCCCGGCGAGGGCGTCGCGCTGCCGGGAGCTGAGGAACATCAGGTAAGAGGACTCGGGGGCGGCCGGTTCCACGTCGGCTTTCTTCCGTTTGGGCGCCTCGATCTTGGAGCCGGTGGCCGCCGTGATTGTTCCGGCGGCCAGGGTGAGTGCCTCGTCCTGGCTTACGGAGTCGTCGATGTCGCGGATCCGCTCGGCCACGAACTCCGCCACCCGTTTGGTGCGTGTGCCCAGTTCGCTGGGGTCGAGGAGTTCTTGGAAGGCGTGTCGGGTGGCGCGCTTCCACGCCTGGCTGGAGACCCGGGAACGACGCGCCCCGCCGTATAGGGCGGTCTTGGGAGCACCTGTGTCGTCGCGGTTGAGGTTGCTCGGCGGGACGGTGTGCAGCACGTGCACGTCCAGGATGGTTCGGGTCACGGGTCGTCCTTACTTGGTGGGGTGGGCGGATTCGGAGTCGGCCTCGGTCTCGGCGTCGCTGTCGGTGTCGGCCGGGTCGCCCGAGGGGGCGGGACGGTGGGCGGTGAATCCCCGTCCCCAGGCCGCGCGGACCCGGCCCCTGCCGCCGGGCCGCTGCCACATGAAGAGATGGTCGGCGAGGAGGCCGTAGTCGAGCGGGATCGCGTCGCGCCGCAACAGCTGCACGATGCCGCGCAGCCGGAAGGCGAGGGTTGCGACGCTCGTTGCCTTGCCGGCCTGCACGAGGCGCTGGCGCAGTGGCTCGTCGATCTCGGGGCCGGACATGAGCGCGCGCACCGCCCGCCCCACGTCGTGGTTGCGAGGCCGGCCGTTGTTCCGGCTGGGGCGCTGGTGCATCCGGTGTTCGCGGTGGGACTGCTGGTGCAGCGCGTAGAGCGTCAGGGCGATGTGCACGGCCGTGTCCGCCTGCTTCTCGTCCTCCTCACTCCATCCCGGACGGGTGTAGTCCGCGATGTCGCAGGTGAGCCCCCACAGTTCCGGGGTGTCGTGCGGGAGTTTGCCCGCCCCGCCCCGCAACTGCGCCAGGGCCGACACAGCGGAGGAGGTGTCGGCGATGTAGCCGCCCTGCAGCGAACCGACACGCCGGTCCACCGCTGCCCCGACGGCGGTTTCCAAGTCGGTTCGACTTTCGTTCGTTGGGGGCTGTGTCATGCGGGAACCTCAGCGGTCTGCTCGCGGGTGGACATGGGGAGCTTCCTGGACAGCTCCCGGTGGAACCGGCGCTCGGCGTGGGCGGAGTTGAGCCACAGGTCGCCGTTGCCGGTGCTGACGAGGCGCCCGGACCAGGCGGTCTCACCCGCGTTCTCGACCAGCTCGGCCGCGATCCGGGCTACGGCGCGGCGGGCGGTGCGCTGCCAGGTGGCGCGGCGCTCCTCGGAATCGGAGGAGCGGCCCAGTGTGGCCAGCCAGTCGCGGAACGGTCCGTCCAGCTCGCCGAACCCGCGGTCGCGTGTGGCGGCGCGCGGGCCGCCGGGGTCGGCTCCGACGGCCTGTGCGAGGTCGGCGGCGAGGTTCCCCAGCGCGGTGACGGCGGCCTCGGCATCGCTGACCGCGTCGATGGCGGTTCGCGCGAGTTCGGGGTTGTCCTCGTGCAGCAACGCCACCGCCATCACGACCCGGTCGTCGACGACCTCGTCGATGACGGACTGCTGGGTGCCGTAGACCGCACCCACCAGCCGGGCCCGCACGAGGTGATTCTCGTCCAGGTAGCCCTCGACGGTGAGGCGTGCGACCCATTCGAGAATGCGCGGGCGCAGCCCTTCGGCGGCATCCTGCCGCTGCCCGCTCCCCGGCGCCTGGTCGGCCAGCAGTGAGGCCAGACCGCGCCAGGCGCTGCGGGCGGGCTCGTGCTCCCGTGGCAGGTACACCTGCGGCTCGCCGCGCTTCTTCTCCTGGGCCGGGCTGCGCCGCCATCC includes the following:
- the cas5e gene encoding type I-E CRISPR-associated protein Cas5/CasD — protein: MSVLALLLAGPLQSWGSAARFARRTTENAPTKSGVIGLLAAAQGRDRADDLSDLAALRFGVRVDQRGTRLRDYQTAHHQVTEVSMPVSERFYLADAVFVAAVAGDDPLIGELHRAVRKPVYLPYLGRRSCPPARPVDLGEYGESDLEEVLERVPWQAAGWHQRRRRQEPVVTLETFVDATSGDTSPDSLRDAPLSFDPLHRRYALRGVRTGRVQVNNPMARQLPDHDPISPLGGD
- the cas6e gene encoding type I-E CRISPR-associated protein Cas6/Cse3/CasE, translating into MYLTRFRLNTARSGTRKLLSSPQAMHAAVLAGFPDLLPSDSDAPRVLWRVDRVSAAEVFLYVVSSGRPDYTHLVEQAGWPAAGTGWQTGEYAPFLEKLAAGDVWRFRLTANPVHSVRTKDGQETKVTAHVTWRHQADWLLQRQEAAGFRVARKPDGEEAPEGQETPDRYAQYELMVHDQRRLEFSKGKRNGSGKATRVRVNTATFDGRLEVTDPEALRRTLTAGLGRAKAYGCGLMTLAPVE
- the casB gene encoding type I-E CRISPR-associated protein Cse2/CasB, whose product is MTQPPTNESRTDLETAVGAAVDRRVGSLQGGYIADTSSAVSALAQLRGGAGKLPHDTPELWGLTCDIADYTRPGWSEEDEKQADTAVHIALTLYALHQQSHREHRMHQRPSRNNGRPRNHDVGRAVRALMSGPEIDEPLRQRLVQAGKATSVATLAFRLRGIVQLLRRDAIPLDYGLLADHLFMWQRPGGRGRVRAAWGRGFTAHRPAPSGDPADTDSDAETEADSESAHPTK
- the cas2e gene encoding type I-E CRISPR-associated endoribonuclease Cas2e codes for the protein MTVIVLTHCPVGLRGFLTRWLLEISPGVFIGGPSSRVRQALWAEVKEYAGNGRALLAYSTNNEQGFTFETHDHKWRPVDHEGLTLMHRPNEQRAASASTKPKGWSKASKRRRFGNR
- the cas1e gene encoding type I-E CRISPR-associated endonuclease Cas1e — protein: MATVGRRPASAPRELTRVGERLSFVYLERCTVHRDANAITAEDAEGTTHIPSATIGTLLLGPGTRVTHQAMSVLGESGAGVVWVGEHGVRFYAGGRSLTRSAALVEAQARAWANRGTRLDVARAMYRMRFPDEDPAGLTRQQLLGREGTRVKEFYRKEAARVGIPWQGRLFSPGDFDSGDPPNQAITAAAQCVYGIAQAVVAAMGCAPGLGFVHSGHELSFVLDVADLYKTEVGIPAAFDAAAESPEEVGARTRRAVRDRVNEVGLLDRCVRDIKALLLTEGDDTDVTNDAPDRVGLQTDRGPDVESGRNYAEGVIW
- the cas7e gene encoding type I-E CRISPR-associated protein Cas7/Cse4/CasC, encoding MTRTILDVHVLHTVPPSNLNRDDTGAPKTALYGGARRSRVSSQAWKRATRHAFQELLDPSELGTRTKRVAEFVAERIRDIDDSVSQDEALTLAAGTITAATGSKIEAPKRKKADVEPAAPESSYLMFLSSRQRDALAGIALRGRGDITAFFKDKANKDEARRAADTHHSVDIALFGRMVADGADVNVDAAAQVAHAISVHAVENEADYYTAVDDRRKEEEPGAGMIGTVEFNSATLYRYAALDVDQLRRNLGEGMREDADTTTPVRRAVEAFVRGFVESMPTGKVNTFGNHTLPEAVIVKLRGSRPINFVSAFEEPVVENGGGYLRGASERLAAYIPGIEEAYGADEDTRTWVLRVGPATEALAGLGTAVPARELADSVGAAAAQRQAGDR